In the genome of Chryseobacterium arthrosphaerae, one region contains:
- a CDS encoding chloramphenicol acetyltransferase encodes MKIVDLEQWNRKEHFEFFSKMASPYFGFTTEVDCTKAYDTAKEKGYSFFAYYYHKSMVAVNTVDELKLRIIDGQVVQFDIVHAGSTIGRPDGTFGFSFTHFSEDFEVFNAALQKEIKGVHESTGLRLSNERLGKDHVRHTTIPWNSFSAIVHPTDFNTTESVPKIAFGRFNIRDGKKFLPVSVEAHHGLADGIHIAKYLEEFQRQLDL; translated from the coding sequence ATGAAGATCGTAGACCTTGAGCAATGGAACAGAAAGGAGCATTTTGAATTTTTCTCTAAGATGGCAAGTCCTTATTTTGGTTTTACAACGGAAGTAGACTGTACCAAAGCGTATGATACTGCTAAAGAAAAAGGATATTCTTTCTTTGCCTATTACTATCATAAATCTATGGTTGCTGTCAATACGGTTGATGAGTTAAAACTCAGAATCATAGACGGGCAGGTTGTTCAGTTTGATATTGTACATGCAGGAAGCACCATTGGAAGACCAGATGGGACTTTTGGATTCTCGTTTACCCATTTTTCGGAAGATTTTGAAGTGTTCAATGCGGCGCTTCAGAAAGAAATAAAAGGTGTACATGAATCTACAGGGCTTAGACTCAGCAATGAAAGATTAGGAAAAGATCATGTAAGACATACCACCATCCCGTGGAATTCTTTCAGTGCGATTGTACATCCCACTGATTTTAATACAACGGAATCAGTACCAAAAATTGCTTTTGGCAGGTTCAATATCCGTGACGGTAAAAAGTTTCTTCCCGTTTCTGTTGAAGCTCATCATGGCCTCGCAGACGGAATTCACATTGCGAAGTATCTGGAGGAGTTCCAGAGGCAGCTGGATCTCTAG
- a CDS encoding MFS transporter, producing MQETSSNSISRAVIWLMAIISGLVVANNYYNQPLLALISEELQVSESAASRISVLTQIGYALGLLLIVPLGDKFFRKKLILMDLFLVFGSLLWMTFATQLWMLYAASLLIGATSVIPQLFVPIAAELSSDKEKSANIGLVMSGLLLGILLSRFIGGIVGEVWGWRAMFGIAAGLMVLVWLAVYKMLPELHPNFKGTYKELMRSVAHLARTQPILQLASFRGAMAFGSMCALFTTLVFHMEKPPFNAGSSVVGSFGLAGAVGALAAAKVGKLQKYMGINRIILYSLLIIIGSWGFTYFAGETYWGLIVGVVLVDLGVQSSHIMNQTNYFLIKSNAVNRLNTVYMVSYFIGGSLGTWLASIAWQQAQWGGVCVVGTLFGVLALIAHILFCRKVNPS from the coding sequence ATGCAGGAGACTTCTTCCAACAGTATTTCCCGGGCAGTGATATGGCTGATGGCCATTATTTCCGGATTGGTGGTAGCCAACAATTATTATAACCAGCCTTTACTGGCTCTTATATCTGAAGAGCTTCAGGTTTCTGAAAGTGCAGCCAGCAGAATTTCTGTACTTACTCAGATTGGTTATGCATTGGGACTATTACTGATTGTACCGCTTGGGGACAAATTTTTCCGGAAAAAACTAATCCTGATGGATCTTTTTCTCGTTTTCGGGTCACTGCTTTGGATGACTTTTGCTACACAACTATGGATGCTGTATGCAGCCAGTCTGCTGATTGGTGCCACTTCCGTCATTCCGCAGCTGTTTGTTCCCATTGCTGCCGAGCTTTCTTCAGACAAAGAGAAATCAGCAAACATAGGACTTGTAATGTCCGGTCTCCTTTTAGGGATCCTGCTTTCCCGTTTTATAGGTGGAATTGTAGGGGAAGTCTGGGGATGGAGAGCGATGTTTGGTATTGCAGCCGGATTAATGGTTCTGGTATGGCTGGCAGTTTATAAAATGCTTCCTGAGCTGCATCCCAACTTTAAAGGAACATACAAAGAACTTATGCGTTCTGTAGCTCATCTTGCAAGGACCCAGCCTATACTTCAGCTGGCCTCATTCCGTGGAGCAATGGCTTTCGGATCAATGTGTGCATTGTTTACCACTTTAGTTTTCCATATGGAAAAACCACCTTTTAATGCCGGATCTTCTGTAGTAGGGAGTTTCGGACTGGCAGGGGCTGTAGGTGCTTTAGCTGCGGCAAAAGTTGGAAAGCTCCAGAAGTATATGGGTATCAACCGGATTATCCTGTATTCTCTGCTTATCATCATAGGCAGCTGGGGTTTCACTTATTTTGCAGGCGAAACCTATTGGGGACTGATTGTAGGGGTTGTTCTTGTGGATCTGGGAGTACAGTCCAGCCACATTATGAATCAGACCAACTATTTCCTGATTAAATCAAATGCGGTCAACAGGCTGAATACAGTCTATATGGTTTCCTATTTCATCGGCGGATCTTTGGGCACATGGTTAGCTTCTATTGCATGGCAGCAAGCACAATGGGGTGGTGTGTGTGTTGTAGGAACTTTATTTGGCGTTCTGGCTTTGATTGCCCATATCCTTTTTTGCAGAAAAGTCAATCCATCTTAA
- a CDS encoding NUDIX hydrolase, with the protein MNEKDSKEQILRRSVEAKEIYLPHISADPVIFGFHQNELKVLLARMNYRKQWMLPGGYVKKDEDLDDAVLRILESRAGVTNVFLEEFGVFGKKNRSEYYFEDFDDSLFQKQRFISVGYYALYNSSELSPVADEMSETCEWIYLKQLPEINLAMDHREIIEKALQTLREKISHKPIGYNLLPEKFTLPELQKLYEAILGKPLNRGNFYRKIKNLGILKKLQEQRRGGAHKAPDLYSFDDHQYRKALENGLRNW; encoded by the coding sequence ATGAATGAAAAAGATTCTAAAGAGCAGATTCTCAGACGGTCTGTGGAAGCAAAAGAAATTTATCTTCCGCACATTTCAGCAGATCCTGTTATTTTCGGTTTTCATCAGAATGAACTGAAAGTTTTACTGGCCAGGATGAACTACAGGAAACAATGGATGCTCCCCGGCGGCTATGTAAAAAAAGATGAAGATCTGGATGATGCGGTACTTCGGATCCTTGAATCCAGAGCAGGAGTTACCAATGTTTTTCTGGAAGAGTTTGGAGTCTTTGGCAAGAAAAACAGAAGCGAATATTATTTCGAAGATTTTGATGACAGCCTTTTTCAGAAACAAAGGTTTATTTCTGTAGGCTACTATGCCTTATACAATTCATCAGAACTTAGTCCGGTTGCTGATGAAATGAGTGAAACCTGTGAGTGGATCTACCTGAAACAGCTGCCGGAGATCAACCTCGCTATGGATCACCGGGAGATTATAGAAAAAGCCTTACAGACCTTAAGAGAAAAGATTTCCCACAAGCCTATAGGATACAATCTGCTCCCTGAGAAATTTACGCTTCCGGAATTACAAAAGCTTTATGAAGCCATATTAGGAAAACCCCTTAACCGTGGTAATTTTTACAGGAAAATCAAAAACCTGGGAATCTTAAAGAAACTGCAAGAGCAAAGGCGTGGTGGTGCCCACAAAGCTCCGGACCTTTATTCCTTTGATGATCATCAGTACAGAAAAGCTCTGGAAAACGGATTGCGCAACTGGTAG
- a CDS encoding GlcG/HbpS family heme-binding protein yields MEMNYNLAEKALQAAKEKALSLKIPVSIAVVDTGGYLQAFARLDSVYGVIDFAVKKAKTAVMFGVNSDIMGSIISGAGIHGYGMLNSNDGLLTIAGGVVIKDAEGRIIGAIGSSGGTPEQDKEIAEAGSAVIA; encoded by the coding sequence ATGGAAATGAATTATAACCTGGCGGAAAAAGCATTACAGGCCGCCAAAGAAAAGGCACTTTCCCTGAAAATTCCTGTAAGCATTGCTGTTGTAGATACGGGAGGATATCTGCAGGCTTTTGCCCGACTGGACAGTGTTTATGGAGTGATTGATTTTGCCGTCAAAAAGGCAAAAACAGCAGTGATGTTCGGAGTAAACAGTGATATTATGGGCAGTATTATTTCAGGAGCGGGTATCCATGGGTACGGAATGCTGAATTCCAATGACGGGCTTTTAACGATTGCAGGCGGAGTTGTGATTAAAGATGCTGAGGGAAGAATCATTGGAGCGATTGGGTCATCCGGTGGAACGCCTGAGCAGGATAAGGAAATTGCTGAAGCCGGATCTGCTGTTATAGCTTAA
- a CDS encoding helix-turn-helix domain-containing protein codes for MENTSEIIFNQLVYSCAFESYRGHEEFIPDHFLGFQLSGETHAFHEQGTTIIRENTVVLVRKNQLIRTVKHPSAHQKYEFIAITLDDETLRQYAAENRVKTDAPFPENQRLFFEPDDFFRSYFASLLPYINKTETVPPRLAALKIKEAIELLLLSNPDLKNLIFDFSEPHKIDIEEFMNKNFMFNVSVNAFAQLTGRSLSGFKRDFEKVFHRSPRQWLKERRLKEAYYLIKNKDKKPSDIYLDLGFENLSHFYSSFKKKFGVTTTEV; via the coding sequence ATGGAAAATACTTCTGAAATCATCTTCAACCAATTGGTTTATTCCTGTGCCTTTGAATCTTACAGAGGCCATGAGGAATTTATTCCGGATCATTTTCTGGGATTTCAGCTGTCTGGGGAAACCCATGCTTTTCATGAACAGGGTACAACGATCATCAGGGAGAATACTGTGGTTCTGGTTAGGAAAAATCAATTGATCAGAACAGTAAAGCATCCTTCGGCCCATCAGAAGTATGAGTTTATTGCGATTACTCTTGATGATGAAACGCTCAGGCAGTACGCTGCTGAAAACAGGGTAAAAACAGACGCTCCTTTCCCGGAAAATCAACGGCTGTTTTTTGAACCGGATGATTTTTTCAGGAGTTATTTTGCCTCATTATTGCCTTATATCAATAAGACAGAAACGGTACCTCCAAGACTGGCTGCCTTAAAAATAAAGGAAGCGATAGAGCTGCTTTTACTGAGTAATCCCGATCTTAAAAATCTTATTTTTGATTTTTCTGAACCTCATAAGATTGATATTGAAGAGTTTATGAATAAGAATTTTATGTTCAATGTCTCTGTGAATGCTTTTGCCCAGCTTACGGGACGCAGCCTTTCAGGCTTCAAAAGGGATTTTGAAAAGGTTTTCCATAGGAGTCCCAGACAGTGGCTGAAAGAAAGACGGTTAAAAGAAGCCTATTATTTAATTAAAAATAAGGATAAAAAACCTTCGGATATTTACCTTGATCTGGGATTTGAGAATCTGTCCCATTTTTATTCTTCTTTCAAAAAGAAATTCGGGGTGACAACTACCGAAGTTTAA
- a CDS encoding helix-turn-helix transcriptional regulator, translating into MKNKKPEPNLEDLNQKILVQDEIIALAKANSPRLLNKFRLVYPDFFDKLSAIQPGLKNSELIFCIYLKLNMTTKEIATCIFVTPKAIQNRKNRIRKKLNIPSEFDIYKWFNEI; encoded by the coding sequence ATGAAAAATAAAAAACCTGAACCCAACTTAGAGGATTTGAATCAGAAGATTCTTGTACAAGACGAAATCATAGCACTTGCCAAAGCAAATTCTCCTCGTTTGCTGAATAAATTCAGATTGGTGTATCCTGATTTTTTCGACAAGTTGTCTGCGATACAGCCTGGGCTTAAAAATTCTGAACTGATCTTTTGCATTTACCTTAAGCTCAATATGACCACCAAGGAAATAGCAACCTGTATCTTTGTTACGCCAAAAGCGATACAGAACCGGAAAAACCGGATCAGAAAAAAGCTCAACATCCCCTCTGAATTTGATATCTATAAATGGTTTAATGAAATTTAA
- a CDS encoding MBL fold metallo-hydrolase — protein MKIIPLKEGNFSASKTKDFTLLTAENLDTVQGIKMSVQPFLIITENDHILLDAGIGWKNEAGIPVIFTLLEEHNIHPGQITKLLFSHLHKDHIEGAVTLTDNGFQATFPNAEIYIQKRELDFAMENRGNPSFDFDILEKLVQLPHIIWMNDDKGKITHEISYEVAGGHTPFMQVFWINENEETVFYGADDLPQASYLKYHLAYKSDYDGRKAMELRLRWEKEARENHWKILLYHDLDKAVLEF, from the coding sequence ATGAAAATCATTCCACTCAAAGAAGGCAATTTCTCCGCAAGCAAAACCAAAGATTTTACGCTTTTAACAGCAGAAAACTTGGATACGGTGCAGGGCATTAAAATGTCTGTACAGCCATTTCTTATTATTACTGAAAACGATCATATCCTTCTGGATGCCGGGATCGGATGGAAAAATGAAGCAGGGATTCCCGTGATTTTCACATTGCTTGAAGAACATAATATTCACCCCGGGCAGATTACTAAACTGCTCTTCTCCCACTTACACAAAGATCATATAGAAGGTGCTGTAACCCTTACTGACAATGGTTTTCAGGCAACATTCCCAAATGCAGAAATTTATATTCAGAAGCGTGAGCTTGATTTTGCCATGGAAAACAGAGGTAACCCTTCTTTTGATTTTGATATTCTGGAAAAGCTGGTTCAGCTTCCCCATATCATCTGGATGAATGACGATAAAGGCAAGATCACCCATGAGATTTCTTACGAAGTAGCGGGCGGTCATACTCCTTTTATGCAGGTTTTCTGGATCAATGAGAATGAAGAAACCGTTTTCTATGGTGCAGACGATCTTCCACAGGCTTCCTACCTGAAGTATCATTTAGCCTATAAAAGTGATTACGATGGCAGAAAAGCTATGGAACTGAGGCTTCGGTGGGAAAAAGAGGCAAGGGAAAACCATTGGAAAATTCTCCTTTATCATGATCTGGATAAAGCGGTACTGGAATTTTAA
- a CDS encoding SDR family oxidoreductase: MSKTILITGAASGFGKIAAFDLAGKGHKVIATTQVYPQMSDLIREAQELGVELTVDKLDVTNPADIAYILKKYDIDILISNAGIMEGGPIAEQPVDIIRSMFEVNVFGALELAQGFIRKFVEKKSGKIVFTSSMGGLWTVPYVAAYCASKHALESIAEGLKTELAPFNIKIATCNPGVFGTGFNDRGVDSIFRWYNPEVNFTPESAFDGAAESLAHQLDPKSMAEVIVNVALDDNSNFRNVHPKETEDFVKQLQTEAWTIKS, translated from the coding sequence ATGAGTAAAACAATTCTAATTACAGGTGCAGCAAGCGGATTCGGAAAAATTGCTGCTTTCGATCTTGCCGGAAAAGGACATAAGGTGATCGCCACCACACAGGTATATCCTCAGATGAGTGATTTAATACGTGAAGCTCAGGAACTGGGAGTGGAGCTTACAGTTGATAAGCTGGATGTGACCAACCCGGCAGATATTGCCTATATTTTAAAAAAATATGATATTGATATTCTGATCAGCAACGCAGGAATCATGGAGGGCGGACCTATTGCCGAGCAGCCGGTTGATATCATCCGTTCTATGTTTGAAGTGAATGTGTTTGGTGCACTGGAACTGGCCCAGGGATTTATCAGGAAATTCGTTGAAAAGAAAAGCGGGAAAATCGTTTTCACTTCATCTATGGGCGGTTTATGGACGGTGCCTTATGTTGCAGCTTACTGTGCTTCTAAACATGCTTTGGAATCTATTGCTGAAGGTCTGAAAACTGAGCTTGCTCCATTTAATATCAAAATTGCCACCTGCAATCCGGGAGTATTTGGAACAGGTTTTAATGACAGGGGAGTGGATTCTATCTTCCGCTGGTATAATCCTGAAGTGAATTTCACGCCTGAGTCTGCTTTTGACGGTGCAGCGGAATCTCTGGCCCATCAGCTGGATCCGAAATCTATGGCAGAAGTGATCGTGAATGTAGCGCTGGATGATAACAGCAACTTCAGAAATGTACACCCTAAAGAAACGGAAGACTTTGTAAAACAGCTGCAAACTGAAGCGTGGACAATAAAAAGCTAA
- a CDS encoding type VI secretion system Vgr family protein, with the protein MFKDNKPAKPQAPKVPDTEDLKDAAVSKTINKADQKINQAKSYAEAAQNSSMKFMNQSMQRNTPMTTDGKLWSNQPTSKIHNASSIPTSQILGINRVVKLEIVVEGKLIPHFKHFSLTQSTIKHHNFSLILAYDTLGNAENHNLEEAQNFLGKRITVVFKYKDVEDSPERNFVGVITEVGFSQEKGSLGNIVLTGYSPTVLLDAAPHIQSFGGGQEISLNSIADQVIKEGLGGNKFDFRVDAQHGNVSYSSQYEETHYNYLARIAEAYGEQFYYDGEILHFGKLPPQEKPVQLVYGSSVQDIRINMKAQHVNPTFYGYNSSKNEKLTTGDSKINHQSDIAKRAYEISQKTFKTPSLRVAPIKASSFMDIDASQKGTAGSKAVNVFITSGNTSIPFLYPGCIADLEMRKSETNQTSYFTKLMITAVSHEVDARGYYTGNFEAIAADTGFIPRPEFETPKAEPQFGKVISNTDPLNQGRVQVQFDWQNGQSTTEFIRVMSPDAGSSDKVSKNRGFMSVPEVGDQVVVNFVHQHPDRPFVMGGLFHGNIGAGGGAGNNIMSFSGRSGAELKYDNGAGSMNLQDQGGANMHFDGAGNAATNAAVSKTINVGKGSESLLKMDNAGNISLTCNTNITLKTGKSSLTMKSDGTILINGKVINLDGSDGVGVKGGQAIEINSPKNHIGGETKLDGGDVFVN; encoded by the coding sequence ATGTTTAAGGATAATAAACCTGCAAAACCGCAAGCACCCAAAGTTCCGGATACAGAGGATCTGAAGGATGCAGCTGTTTCAAAAACAATCAATAAAGCCGATCAGAAAATTAATCAGGCTAAGAGCTATGCAGAAGCGGCCCAGAACTCTTCAATGAAGTTCATGAACCAGAGTATGCAGCGAAATACCCCGATGACGACGGATGGTAAGCTATGGTCTAATCAGCCAACTTCAAAAATACATAATGCTTCATCCATTCCAACCAGTCAGATTCTGGGGATCAACAGAGTCGTAAAACTCGAAATAGTAGTAGAAGGGAAACTGATTCCGCATTTTAAACATTTCAGTCTTACTCAGAGTACCATAAAACATCATAATTTCAGTCTTATACTGGCTTATGATACATTGGGAAATGCAGAAAACCATAATCTTGAAGAAGCACAAAACTTTCTCGGAAAGAGAATTACTGTAGTTTTTAAATATAAAGATGTGGAAGACAGCCCTGAAAGAAACTTTGTAGGAGTAATTACAGAAGTAGGCTTCAGCCAGGAAAAAGGCAGCCTTGGAAATATTGTGCTTACCGGCTACAGTCCTACGGTCCTGTTGGATGCAGCCCCTCATATCCAGAGTTTTGGAGGCGGGCAGGAAATAAGTCTGAACAGCATTGCAGACCAGGTAATCAAGGAAGGCCTGGGCGGTAATAAATTTGATTTCAGGGTAGATGCTCAGCATGGGAACGTTTCTTACAGTTCACAATATGAAGAAACCCATTACAATTATCTTGCAAGAATTGCAGAAGCTTACGGAGAGCAGTTTTATTATGATGGCGAAATCCTGCATTTCGGGAAGCTGCCACCACAGGAAAAACCTGTTCAGCTGGTTTATGGCAGCAGTGTCCAGGATATCCGGATCAATATGAAAGCCCAGCATGTAAATCCTACTTTTTATGGCTATAACAGCAGTAAGAATGAAAAACTGACTACAGGAGATTCCAAAATAAACCATCAGTCGGATATTGCAAAAAGAGCCTACGAGATCTCACAGAAAACTTTTAAAACCCCTTCTTTAAGAGTAGCTCCCATCAAGGCTTCCAGCTTTATGGATATTGATGCCTCACAGAAAGGTACGGCTGGAAGTAAGGCCGTGAATGTATTCATCACTTCAGGCAATACCTCCATTCCTTTTTTATATCCCGGCTGTATTGCAGATCTTGAGATGCGGAAATCTGAAACCAACCAGACCTCATATTTTACGAAGCTTATGATCACAGCAGTGAGCCATGAAGTAGATGCCAGAGGATATTATACCGGGAACTTTGAAGCTATTGCTGCAGATACCGGTTTTATTCCCCGTCCGGAATTTGAGACTCCCAAAGCAGAACCTCAGTTTGGCAAAGTGATTTCGAATACCGATCCGCTGAACCAGGGCAGAGTACAGGTACAGTTTGACTGGCAGAACGGGCAAAGTACTACGGAATTTATCAGAGTGATGTCTCCTGATGCAGGAAGCAGTGATAAAGTAAGTAAAAACCGTGGTTTTATGTCTGTACCGGAAGTTGGAGACCAGGTCGTCGTCAATTTCGTTCACCAGCATCCGGACCGTCCTTTTGTAATGGGAGGATTATTCCATGGCAATATCGGAGCTGGCGGAGGAGCAGGAAACAACATCATGAGTTTCAGTGGAAGAAGCGGAGCCGAACTGAAATATGACAACGGTGCAGGATCTATGAACCTTCAGGATCAGGGAGGAGCCAACATGCATTTTGACGGAGCAGGTAATGCCGCAACCAATGCAGCTGTTTCTAAAACGATTAATGTAGGAAAAGGAAGTGAAAGTCTCCTGAAAATGGACAATGCAGGAAATATATCTTTAACGTGCAATACCAATATTACCCTTAAAACCGGTAAAAGTTCGCTGACAATGAAATCAGACGGAACTATCCTTATCAATGGAAAAGTGATCAATTTGGATGGCTCTGACGGAGTGGGTGTAAAAGGAGGACAGGCAATAGAGATCAATTCTCCTAAAAATCATATAGGAGGAGAAACCAAATTAGACGGTGGTGATGTATTTGTAAATTAA
- a CDS encoding PPC domain-containing DNA-binding protein, with protein sequence MEIQNSKGNQWSARKIDHSYIVSIDNHANIVETLTDFVRNQNIRAGEVTGIGAVSEATLRFFNPATKNYVDKTFKEQMEVTNISGNVSEIEGKLTLHLHITLGREDYTALAGHLLEAKIRGAAEFIFYPLNTRVVKLKNEETGINLYDFEK encoded by the coding sequence ATGGAAATACAAAATAGTAAAGGTAATCAATGGTCAGCAAGAAAGATTGATCATTCTTATATTGTAAGTATTGACAATCATGCGAATATCGTAGAAACTTTAACGGATTTCGTCAGGAATCAGAATATCCGGGCCGGAGAAGTGACAGGAATAGGAGCTGTAAGCGAGGCTACACTCCGTTTTTTTAATCCTGCAACAAAAAATTATGTTGATAAAACCTTCAAAGAACAGATGGAAGTAACCAATATCTCCGGAAATGTTTCTGAAATTGAAGGAAAGCTTACCCTTCATCTGCATATTACATTAGGAAGAGAAGATTATACCGCTTTGGCAGGTCATCTTCTGGAAGCGAAGATCCGGGGAGCAGCAGAATTTATTTTTTATCCGCTGAACACCAGAGTTGTAAAACTGAAAAATGAAGAAACCGGAATCAATCTCTATGATTTTGAAAAATAA
- a CDS encoding ligase-associated DNA damage response exonuclease, with product MKLITFTKKGIYCTQGKFYIDPWRPVDMAVITHGHADHARWGMKKYLCHHFTKPILYQRIGIDIECQSVEYGEKININGVQLSFHPAGHIIGSAQIRLEYKGYVSVISGDYKIQDDGLSTPFELVKCNEFVTESTFGLPIYNWLEIDDLNKKLQSWVLKNQENNKTSVFIGYSLGKAQRIMKAMEGLGKIYVHYSIGKLNEAFEAVGIDLPEYTIADFRERPKEMEHQIVIVPPALLDSNIIKKIPDPATAICSGWMQVRGARRWRSADAGFAMSDHADWKGLLQTVKATEAEIVHVTHGQTEVFSKYLNETGIRADVVETLFGDDEEDNEKETTENREL from the coding sequence TTGAAATTAATCACATTTACCAAAAAAGGAATTTATTGTACTCAGGGAAAATTTTATATTGATCCCTGGAGGCCTGTTGATATGGCTGTTATTACCCACGGTCATGCCGATCATGCACGCTGGGGTATGAAGAAATATCTTTGTCATCATTTTACAAAACCTATTCTGTACCAGAGAATTGGTATAGATATCGAGTGCCAGAGTGTAGAATATGGCGAAAAAATCAATATCAACGGGGTACAGCTTTCTTTCCATCCGGCCGGACACATCATCGGTTCTGCCCAGATAAGACTGGAATATAAAGGGTATGTAAGCGTAATTTCCGGTGATTACAAAATTCAGGATGATGGGTTAAGTACTCCCTTTGAGCTTGTAAAATGTAATGAATTTGTGACAGAAAGTACCTTTGGACTGCCCATTTATAACTGGCTGGAAATTGATGATTTGAATAAAAAACTTCAGAGCTGGGTACTGAAGAACCAGGAAAACAATAAAACATCCGTATTCATCGGCTATTCTTTAGGCAAAGCACAGCGGATTATGAAAGCAATGGAAGGATTGGGCAAAATATATGTACATTATTCAATAGGAAAGCTGAATGAAGCTTTTGAAGCCGTGGGAATTGATCTTCCTGAATATACGATTGCAGATTTCAGGGAACGCCCGAAAGAAATGGAACATCAGATCGTCATTGTTCCTCCTGCATTACTGGACAGCAATATTATAAAAAAGATTCCTGATCCGGCAACGGCAATATGCTCAGGCTGGATGCAGGTACGTGGGGCCAGAAGATGGCGGAGCGCAGATGCAGGGTTTGCCATGAGTGATCATGCGGACTGGAAAGGATTGCTGCAGACTGTAAAAGCTACGGAAGCAGAAATCGTACATGTTACCCATGGGCAGACAGAAGTATTTTCAAAATACCTGAATGAGACAGGAATCCGGGCAGATGTTGTAGAAACACTGTTTGGGGATGACGAAGAAGATAATGAAAAAGAAACCACTGAAAACCGGGAATTATGA
- a CDS encoding Crp/Fnr family transcriptional regulator gives MIIEQLLISFGAETKNYKAGDIIFREEEFPLYYYQIKTGKIKLNNYTEDGKEFIQNIFSDGHSFGESLLFVDRPYPMNAVAMEESVIFRMPRQNFLNLIRDNPEISLNIYQCLAERMYYKYIMFYNLSFQNPVSKLKLLMDYLKSYHEDKAPYSFQVPLTRQQLASLTGLCVETVIRTIKQMEKEKIVKIEKRKIYY, from the coding sequence ATGATCATTGAACAGTTATTAATTTCATTTGGAGCTGAAACGAAAAATTATAAAGCAGGAGATATCATTTTTCGTGAAGAAGAGTTTCCTTTATACTATTACCAGATCAAAACCGGGAAAATCAAGCTCAATAATTATACTGAAGACGGTAAAGAATTTATTCAGAATATATTCTCAGACGGGCACAGTTTCGGCGAATCTCTTCTTTTCGTAGACCGGCCTTACCCTATGAATGCGGTGGCAATGGAGGAATCTGTGATCTTCAGAATGCCAAGGCAGAATTTTTTAAATCTGATCAGAGATAATCCGGAAATCTCCCTGAATATTTACCAGTGTCTTGCAGAAAGGATGTATTATAAATATATCATGTTTTATAACCTGTCCTTTCAGAACCCCGTTTCAAAGCTGAAACTGCTGATGGATTATCTGAAAAGCTATCATGAAGATAAGGCTCCCTATTCTTTCCAGGTCCCCCTTACCCGCCAACAGCTTGCTTCCCTTACAGGTCTGTGTGTAGAAACGGTAATCCGCACCATCAAGCAGATGGAGAAAGAGAAAATTGTGAAGATTGAGAAGAGGAAAATTTATTATTAA